In Papaver somniferum cultivar HN1 chromosome 1, ASM357369v1, whole genome shotgun sequence, a genomic segment contains:
- the LOC113329893 gene encoding 30S ribosomal protein S31, mitochondrial-like: MAVAQWCGAIARRVMMAERVAAKPSLPELCGRGDKRTKKGKIFKGTFGNSRPKKEKQIERIKERVEVPTSTPWPLPFKLI; encoded by the coding sequence ATGGCGGTGGCTCAGTGGTGCGGCGCTATTGCAAGGAGAGTCATGATGGCGGAGAGAGTAGCAGCGAAGCCATCTTTGCCAGAACTGTGCGGTCGTGGTGACAAAAGAACGAAGAAAGGGAAAATATTCAAAGGAACTTTTGGAAATTCAAGACCAAAGAAGGAGAAGCAAATTGAAAGGATTAAAGAAAGGGTTGAGGTTCCTACATCTACTCCTTGGCCTCTTCCTTTCAAGCTCATATGA
- the LOC113289621 gene encoding 1-acylglycerol-3-phosphate O-acyltransferase-like, translated as MAEAIGKSNIEATATTTSTSTSTSTKSGSRSLWPSVLRWIPTSNIHIIAAEKRLLSLVKTPYVQEQVNIGSGPPGSKVAWFRSASNEPRFINTVTFDSKDDAPTLVLVHGYGASQGFFYRNFDALASCFKVIAIDQLGWGGSSRPDFTCRSTEETEAWFIDSFEEWRRAKNLTDFILLGHSFGGYVAAKYALKHPEHVKHLILVGSAGFSSETDAKSEWLTRFRATWKGAVLNHLWESNFTPQKVVRGLGPWGPNLVKTYTSNRFRITSPSDVMNQEESQLLTDYVYHTLAAKASGELCLKYIFSFGAFARQPLLQRASEWKVPTSFIYGTDDWMSYTGAQKARENMPVPSEIIRVPQAGHFVFIENVPGFHSALFYACRKFLSPDNYEDLPFPDGLISA; from the exons ATGGCAGAAGCAATTGGGAAATCTAATATTGAAGCAACAGCCACAACAACATCGACATCAACTTCTACTAGTACTAAATCTGGATCTCGATCTCTCTGGCCTTCCGTTCTTCGCTGGATTCCAACATCTAATATTCATATCATTGCTGCTGAAAAGCGTCTTCTTTCCTTAGTCAA AACTCCATATGTTCAGGAGCAGGTTAATATAGGATCAGGACCACCTGGATCAAAAGTTGCATGGTTTCGTTCTGCGAGCAATGAACCTAGGTTTATAAATACTGTTACATTTGATAGTAAAGATGACGCACCAACACTTGTTTTGGTTCATGGGTATGGTgcttctcaaggatttttctaTCGGAATTTCGATGCTCTTGCGAGTTGTTTTAAGGTTATTGCTATTGATCAACTTGG CTGGGGAGGATCGAGCAGACCTGATTTTACATGCAGAAGCACAGAAG AAACTGAGGCCTGGTTCATTGATTCCTTCGAGGAATGGCGCAGAGCTAAAAACCTCACAGACTTCATTTTACTAGGTCATTCTTTCGGCGGGTATGTTGCGGCCAAATATGCCCTCAAG CATCCTGAACATGTTAAGCATTTGATTCTGGTGGGATCTGCTGGATTTTCTTCAGAAACCGATGCAAAGTCTGAGTGGCTTACTCGATTTAGAGCGACATGGAAAGGAGCTGTATTAAACCATCTGTGGGAGTCCAACTTTACACCTCAAAAAGTAGTTCG AGGTCTAGGTCCATGGGGCCCTAACCTGGTCAAGACATACACAAGCAATAGATTCAGAATAACTTCGCCTAGTGATGTAATGAATCAAGAGGAATCCCAATTGCTCACAG ATTATGTTTACCATACTCTTGCTGCCAAAGCTAGCGGAGAGTTGTGCTTGAAGTACATATTTTCTTTTGGAGCTTTTGCACGGCAGCCCCTCCTTCAGAG AGCATCGGAATGGAAAGTGCCAACCTCCTTCATTTATGGTACGGATGATTGGATGAGCTACACAGGAGCCCAGAAAGCTCGTGAGAATATGCCTGTCCCTAGTGAGATTATTAGGGTACCGCAG GCGGGTCACTTTGTGTTCATAGAGAATGTACCAGGGTTCCACTCAGCTCTCTTTTATGCGTGCCGTAAATTTCTATCTCCTGACAACTACGAGGATTTGCCCTTCCCTGACGGCCTCATTTCTGCTTAA